A window of Sutcliffiella cohnii contains these coding sequences:
- the ccpA gene encoding catabolite control protein A yields MNVTIYDVAREANVSMATVSRVVNGNPNVKPTTRKKVLEAIDRLGYRPNAVARGLASKKTTTVGVIIPDISSIFYSELARGIEDIATMYKYNIILSNSDQNTDKELHLFNTMLGKQVDGIVFMGGNIKDVLVEEFEKSPVPLVLAASFDKEDKIPAVTIDYEQAAYDAVKSLLETGHKHVGYVSGPFEEPVNGEKKLEGYKRALAEVNLPFEEELVVEGDYTYDSGIEAVEKLLTLKNRPTAIFVGTDEMALGVIHGAQDKGLHIPEDIEVVGFDNTRLASMVRPQLTTVVQPMYDIGAVAMRLLTKLMNKEMVEETNVVLPHRIEKRRSTK; encoded by the coding sequence ATGAACGTCACAATATATGATGTTGCAAGAGAAGCGAACGTATCCATGGCAACGGTATCACGCGTTGTTAATGGTAATCCAAATGTAAAACCTACAACTAGAAAGAAGGTACTAGAAGCAATTGACAGACTAGGCTATCGTCCGAACGCTGTTGCTAGAGGGCTAGCTAGTAAAAAAACAACTACAGTTGGAGTTATTATTCCTGATATTTCGAGTATTTTCTACTCTGAATTAGCGCGAGGGATAGAAGATATCGCAACGATGTATAAATACAATATTATATTAAGTAACTCAGACCAAAACACAGATAAAGAATTACATCTATTTAATACGATGCTAGGAAAACAAGTAGATGGAATTGTGTTTATGGGCGGTAATATTAAAGATGTGCTTGTAGAGGAATTCGAAAAATCACCTGTTCCGCTTGTATTAGCGGCATCATTTGATAAAGAAGATAAAATCCCAGCTGTAACGATTGATTATGAACAAGCAGCATATGATGCGGTAAAATCTTTATTAGAAACTGGCCATAAACATGTAGGTTATGTTTCCGGTCCTTTTGAAGAGCCTGTAAATGGCGAAAAGAAGTTAGAAGGTTACAAGCGTGCACTTGCAGAAGTAAATCTTCCATTTGAAGAAGAATTGGTGGTTGAAGGTGATTACACGTACGATTCAGGAATAGAAGCAGTAGAAAAGCTTCTTACATTAAAAAATAGACCTACTGCAATATTCGTAGGAACAGATGAGATGGCGTTAGGTGTCATTCATGGAGCGCAAGATAAAGGATTACATATCCCAGAGGATATAGAAGTGGTAGGTTTTGACAATACGAGACTTGCATCAATGGTTCGTCCACAATTAACTACAGTAGTACAACCGATGTATGATATAGGTGCTGTAGCGATGCGTTTATTAACAAAACTAATGAATAAAGAAATGGTAGAAGAAACAAATGTTGTTCTACCACATCGAATTGAAAAGAGACGCTCAACAAAATAA
- a CDS encoding bifunctional 3-deoxy-7-phosphoheptulonate synthase/chorismate mutase produces the protein MNQNNLETLRQQVEDKNLEILKLINERGKLVQEIGKIKEAQGVHRYDPVRERAMLDLITENNDGPFETSTLQHIFKEIFKAGLDLQEDDTQKGLLVSRKRKPEDTIVNIKGEMIGDGKQYFVVGPCAVESYEQVAQVAQAAKGQGLKLLRGGAFKPRTSPYDFQGLGLEGLKILKKVADEFDMAVISEIVNPADIEVALDYIDVIQIGARNMQNFELLKAAGAVKKPVLLKRGMAATIDEFINAAEYIIAQGNDQIILCERGIRTYEKATRNTLDISAVPILKSETHLPVLVDVTHSTGRKDLLLPTAKAALAIGADGVMAEVHPDPAVALSDANQQMDIGQFNEWITQLRSHYSYKA, from the coding sequence TTGAATCAAAATAATTTAGAGACTTTAAGACAGCAAGTAGAAGATAAGAACTTAGAGATATTAAAATTAATTAACGAACGCGGAAAGTTAGTTCAAGAAATTGGAAAAATTAAAGAAGCACAAGGCGTTCACCGCTATGACCCTGTTCGAGAAAGAGCGATGTTAGATTTAATAACAGAAAATAACGATGGGCCATTTGAAACTTCAACACTTCAACATATTTTCAAGGAAATTTTTAAAGCTGGTTTAGATTTACAAGAAGACGATACGCAAAAAGGATTATTAGTATCTAGAAAAAGAAAGCCAGAAGATACAATTGTTAATATTAAAGGTGAAATGATCGGAGACGGTAAACAATACTTTGTTGTAGGTCCATGTGCTGTTGAAAGTTATGAGCAAGTAGCTCAAGTAGCTCAAGCGGCTAAAGGCCAAGGTCTAAAATTATTAAGAGGTGGAGCTTTCAAGCCGAGAACTTCTCCTTATGATTTCCAAGGTTTAGGTTTAGAAGGATTGAAAATTTTAAAGAAAGTAGCCGATGAATTTGATATGGCTGTTATTAGTGAAATCGTAAATCCAGCTGATATAGAAGTCGCTTTAGATTATATCGATGTTATTCAAATCGGAGCTAGAAACATGCAAAACTTCGAATTGTTAAAAGCTGCTGGTGCAGTGAAGAAACCTGTATTATTAAAAAGAGGAATGGCGGCAACAATTGATGAATTTATCAATGCAGCCGAGTATATTATTGCACAAGGAAACGACCAAATCATTCTTTGTGAAAGAGGAATACGTACTTACGAAAAGGCTACAAGAAATACGTTAGATATTTCAGCTGTACCGATTTTAAAATCAGAAACACATTTACCAGTACTTGTCGATGTGACACACTCAACTGGAAGAAAAGATCTTCTTTTACCAACAGCAAAAGCTGCATTAGCGATCGGAGCAGACGGAGTGATGGCTGAAGTACACCCTGATCCAGCTGTCGCATTATCTGATGCAAATCAGCAAATGGATATTGGTCAGTTTAATGAATGGATTACTCAATTAAGAAGTCATTATTCATATAAAGCATAA
- the motS gene encoding flagellar motor protein MotS, with protein MSKFRKLKKTDDKGAPRWMVTFSDLFMLILVFFILLFSMSQIDLVKFKAVAESFKQVNLLDYHPSAIPFEHPTDFSIDYESTNNNNSNYGEEQSEDQLEEVLREVQQFLDENDLEDIVVANRTERGVVLVLEEQILFNSGEASILPVAFPFLTKLGNLLERIPNLVKIEGHTDTVPMNNYQYPSNWELSTARASSVIRYLIDEHDLNAERFIAVGYGETRPIVPNTTRENMQKNRRVEIVISDPASVEEIDY; from the coding sequence ATGAGCAAGTTCAGGAAATTGAAAAAAACAGACGATAAAGGTGCACCACGTTGGATGGTCACATTTTCGGACCTATTTATGCTTATTCTCGTTTTTTTTATTCTTTTATTTTCCATGTCCCAGATTGACTTAGTAAAGTTTAAAGCTGTGGCTGAATCGTTTAAACAAGTAAATTTATTGGACTATCACCCATCAGCTATTCCATTTGAACATCCAACAGACTTTTCCATTGATTATGAATCAACAAATAATAACAATTCTAATTATGGTGAAGAACAATCCGAAGATCAATTGGAAGAAGTACTACGAGAGGTTCAGCAATTTCTTGATGAAAATGACTTGGAAGATATCGTCGTAGCGAATCGAACAGAACGTGGCGTAGTACTTGTATTGGAAGAGCAAATTTTATTTAATTCAGGTGAAGCGAGTATTCTCCCTGTAGCGTTTCCATTTTTAACTAAATTAGGAAATCTATTAGAAAGAATTCCGAATTTAGTTAAAATTGAAGGTCATACCGATACGGTACCGATGAATAACTATCAATATCCTTCAAACTGGGAATTATCTACAGCTAGAGCAAGTAGTGTTATTCGCTATTTAATCGATGAGCATGACTTGAATGCAGAACGATTTATTGCAGTAGGGTACGGTGAAACGAGACCAATTGTTCCAAATACTACGAGAGAAAATATGCAAAAAAATCGACGAGTTGAAATTGTTATTTCAGATCCGGCAAGTGTAGAAGAAATAGATTATTAA
- a CDS encoding DUF948 domain-containing protein: MLINLLYISAFIIAIAFLVLVIYVSKTLRSVQGTLDQVAGTLGGIEKQMQGISSETEQLLHKTNSLMDDIQHKSEQLNTVVVAVKDVGTSLQNFNHSVQRLSNNVVQQMDKNQDKVSQVVQWSNVVMELVEKWNVKKKQKNEFERGGM; encoded by the coding sequence ATGTTAATTAATCTACTATATATCAGTGCCTTCATTATAGCTATTGCTTTCCTTGTGCTAGTTATTTATGTATCTAAAACGTTACGTTCAGTGCAAGGGACTTTAGATCAAGTAGCAGGGACTCTTGGTGGAATTGAAAAACAGATGCAAGGTATTTCAAGTGAAACAGAGCAATTACTACATAAGACAAACTCATTAATGGATGATATTCAACATAAATCAGAGCAACTTAATACAGTTGTCGTAGCTGTTAAAGATGTTGGAACATCTCTACAAAACTTTAACCATTCCGTTCAACGGTTATCAAATAATGTTGTCCAGCAAATGGACAAGAACCAAGATAAAGTATCACAAGTTGTGCAATGGTCGAATGTAGTAATGGAATTGGTTGAGAAATGGAATGTAAAAAAGAAACAAAAAAATGAATTCGAAAGAGGAGGAATGTAG
- a CDS encoding YtxH domain-containing protein, translated as MSKDGINTKDFLIGTLIGGIVGATTALFLAPKSGKELRDDLQEQASHLKDKSEQWKQQATEISSELASTAKEKTNQLSQVISEQSQVVMDKVKHLKEQSIDASEELQEKVEEVINEAASAIESGSEEMTEEVQKRLEATKQAIEEVETKLKSE; from the coding sequence ATGAGTAAAGATGGGATCAACACAAAAGATTTTTTAATTGGTACATTAATAGGTGGGATTGTAGGGGCTACAACAGCACTATTCCTCGCTCCGAAGTCAGGGAAAGAATTGAGAGACGATTTACAAGAACAAGCGAGCCACTTAAAGGATAAATCTGAACAATGGAAACAGCAAGCTACTGAGATTTCTAGCGAGTTAGCTTCGACTGCAAAAGAAAAAACAAATCAGCTATCACAAGTTATATCTGAACAGTCCCAAGTTGTTATGGATAAAGTAAAACATTTAAAAGAACAATCGATTGATGCATCAGAGGAGTTACAAGAGAAAGTGGAAGAAGTAATAAATGAAGCTGCAAGCGCAATTGAAAGCGGTTCTGAAGAGATGACTGAAGAAGTTCAAAAGCGACTTGAAGCAACTAAGCAAGCAATTGAAGAAGTCGAAACAAAGTTGAAAAGTGAATAA
- a CDS encoding nicotinate phosphoribosyltransferase: MKEIELKLQGKIKRLTNQTFKFDERIKDGWFSAVYFLKTREIVKRHKEDNIVTMQFFQKNHAVLCGTDEVIALLKTFSDDPNSLEIHSLKDGDKISPFETVLTVTGPYQNFGYLEGVIDGILARRTSVATNVYNVVKAAGKKPVIFMGDRDDHYTQQAGDGYAAHIGGSTAQATHAMSEWWGKEGMGTMPHALIQLFNGDIVEASKAYHETFPKDELLVLVDYNNDIITDALKVAREFGDLLKGVRVDTSRTMIDQYFIRNPDLLGTFDPRGVNAPLIFALREALDNEGFNHVKIVVSGGFNEKRIKEFEEAHAPVDMYGVGSSLLKINIGFTGDNVLLNGENQAKAGRKYRFNPRLEKVE; this comes from the coding sequence ATGAAGGAAATCGAGTTAAAGCTACAAGGAAAAATAAAAAGATTAACGAATCAAACATTTAAGTTTGATGAAAGAATTAAAGATGGTTGGTTCTCTGCTGTTTATTTTTTAAAAACAAGAGAAATTGTTAAAAGGCATAAGGAAGATAATATTGTAACGATGCAATTTTTCCAAAAGAACCATGCAGTGTTATGTGGAACAGATGAAGTAATTGCTTTGTTAAAAACTTTTTCTGATGATCCTAATTCTTTAGAAATTCATTCTTTAAAAGATGGAGATAAAATAAGCCCATTTGAAACAGTACTAACGGTAACCGGGCCATACCAAAATTTCGGGTACTTAGAAGGAGTTATTGACGGTATTTTAGCTAGAAGAACATCTGTAGCGACAAATGTTTATAACGTTGTTAAAGCAGCAGGTAAGAAACCAGTTATATTTATGGGAGATCGCGATGATCACTATACACAACAAGCTGGTGATGGATATGCTGCACATATAGGTGGTTCTACTGCACAAGCAACTCATGCGATGAGTGAATGGTGGGGCAAAGAAGGAATGGGGACTATGCCACACGCACTCATTCAACTATTTAACGGTGATATTGTAGAAGCTTCCAAAGCATATCATGAGACATTTCCAAAGGATGAGCTATTAGTCCTAGTTGACTATAATAATGACATTATTACAGACGCATTAAAGGTAGCAAGGGAGTTTGGAGACTTATTAAAAGGGGTAAGAGTGGATACGTCAAGAACGATGATTGACCAGTACTTCATTCGAAATCCAGATTTACTAGGGACTTTCGATCCGCGTGGTGTAAACGCACCGTTAATTTTTGCTCTTAGAGAAGCACTGGATAACGAAGGTTTTAACCATGTTAAAATAGTCGTTAGTGGTGGATTTAACGAAAAACGTATTAAGGAATTTGAAGAAGCACATGCGCCTGTTGATATGTATGGCGTAGGAAGTAGCTTATTAAAAATAAACATTGGCTTTACAGGAGATAATGTTCTCTTAAACGGAGAAAATCAAGCAAAAGCCGGTCGAAAATACCGATTTAATCCAAGATTAGAAAAGGTAGAATAA
- the murC gene encoding UDP-N-acetylmuramate--L-alanine ligase has protein sequence MTIYHFVGIKGTGMSALAHILHDMKLKVQGSDLEKRFFTQIGLEQKGIKILPFAKENIQRGMTVIAGNAFADTHEEIEAAHELGIPVIRYHKFLGQFMEKFTSVAVTGAHGKTSTTGLLAHVIQGAKPTSYLIGDGSGKGEEDSEYFAFEACEYRRHFLAYHPDYCIMTNIDFDHPDYFQNVDDVFNAFQEMALKVKKGIIACGDDEHLQKIQAKVPVIYYGFGEENDFQARSIEKSTAGTEFDVFVRNNYYATFKIVGYGDHNILNALAVIAICHYEGVSEEIIQDRLLTFEGVKRRFSEKKKENQVLIDDYAHHPTEIRATIEAAKQKYPERDIVAVFQPHTYTRTQTFLQEFADTLNLADHVYLCDIFGSARENHGKLTIQDLKEKVNNSHVIDETNVEALKAHENGVIIFMGAGDIQKYQEAYEALL, from the coding sequence ATGACCATTTATCATTTTGTAGGTATAAAAGGTACGGGAATGAGTGCACTTGCACATATTCTCCATGATATGAAATTAAAAGTACAAGGTTCAGATTTAGAAAAGAGATTTTTTACGCAAATCGGTTTAGAACAAAAAGGGATAAAAATACTCCCTTTCGCAAAAGAAAATATTCAACGAGGCATGACAGTTATTGCTGGTAATGCATTTGCTGATACTCATGAGGAAATAGAGGCTGCCCATGAATTAGGAATTCCTGTAATTCGATACCATAAATTTTTAGGTCAGTTTATGGAGAAATTTACGAGTGTAGCTGTTACAGGTGCTCATGGGAAAACATCAACGACAGGATTATTAGCACACGTTATTCAAGGAGCAAAACCAACTTCGTATTTAATCGGAGATGGCAGTGGTAAAGGTGAAGAGGATAGCGAATATTTTGCATTTGAAGCATGCGAATATCGACGTCATTTTCTGGCGTATCATCCTGATTACTGTATTATGACGAATATCGATTTTGATCATCCTGATTATTTTCAAAATGTTGACGACGTTTTTAATGCCTTTCAAGAAATGGCATTAAAAGTAAAAAAAGGAATTATCGCTTGTGGTGATGATGAACATTTACAAAAAATACAGGCGAAAGTACCAGTTATTTATTATGGATTTGGTGAAGAAAATGATTTTCAAGCCCGTTCTATAGAAAAATCAACAGCAGGTACTGAATTTGACGTGTTTGTTCGTAATAACTATTACGCAACTTTTAAAATTGTCGGATATGGTGATCATAACATTTTGAATGCGTTAGCTGTCATCGCTATTTGTCATTATGAAGGTGTATCAGAAGAAATTATTCAAGATAGGCTATTAACGTTTGAAGGTGTAAAAAGGCGTTTTTCAGAGAAGAAAAAGGAAAATCAAGTATTAATTGATGATTATGCTCATCATCCAACTGAAATTCGTGCAACGATTGAAGCTGCTAAGCAAAAATATCCAGAACGAGACATAGTTGCTGTATTTCAGCCTCATACGTATACTCGTACGCAAACATTTCTTCAAGAGTTTGCCGATACATTAAACTTAGCTGATCACGTATACTTATGTGATATTTTCGGTTCTGCTAGAGAGAATCATGGAAAATTAACAATTCAAGATTTAAAAGAAAAAGTAAACAATTCACACGTAATCGATGAAACAAATGTTGAAGCGTTAAAAGCTCATGAGAATGGTGTTATTATTTTTATGGGTGCTGGTGATATTCAAAAATACCAAGAAGCATACGAAGCGCTTCTATAA
- a CDS encoding DNA translocase FtsK, with protein sequence MSWWKKIINQLKVEDEEKSVIARKEFIPKEKIVEKELKARVSYQYPQNTTNYLPDRMEKVQRKERKRSWEKVEQQPIEEKEEVKKKEKQVEVIVKKEEKSYFKKPFYRTEVPSPIYGFKKDEQKIEDIVPEYELPKVVTRNINTINELKTEYISNDDEDNILDVHKERSIFHEDLAEQENSSGKASIEESDDLSPADQEAEIMVEVEAEQKHEDETYQHESINLVDVEKTVDQATLMQEEKDTLEQTIVVRSEQIDDVEVNSDTTKKSTQHAEDETVVQGETQLQLMEQSKQEIASSIEVEKKVERTEQPVTNKENKKQWVPFNVIMLEKDRKNMQKQSMESHRHNGFQKPNVTLLNIPPQFSNDDENWVQEQKHLLNQTLQHFRVGAKVVRATKGPAVTQFEVQPEPGVKVNKVTNLSDDIKLSLSARDIRIEAPIPGKNTIGIEVPNNVSKPVVIREIIRQKEFMQHSSPLAVALGLDIAAQPVVLDLMKMPHGLIAGATGSGKSVCVNSIIVSLLFKSNPEEVKLLLIDPKMVELTPYNHIPHLVSPVITDVKAATAALKWAVEEMERRYELFVHAQVRDISRFNEKAVQHNQEKLPYLVIIIDELADLMMMAPSDVEDAICRIAQKARACGIHLLIATQRPSVDVITGLIKANIPTRIAFSVSSQVDSRTIIDVSGAERLLGKGDMLFLQNGAPKPIRVQGNFVSDEEIEKVVSHVKAQREPDYLFEQEELLKDQDDLTDEDELFWEACRFVIEQDGASTSSLQRRFRIGYNRAARLIDMMENQGIISGSRGSKPRDVLLTETELQNIQSTQ encoded by the coding sequence TTGAGTTGGTGGAAGAAAATAATAAACCAATTAAAAGTTGAAGATGAAGAAAAAAGTGTAATAGCACGTAAAGAATTCATCCCAAAAGAGAAAATAGTAGAAAAAGAACTAAAAGCAAGAGTATCTTACCAGTATCCACAAAACACGACTAATTATTTGCCAGATAGGATGGAGAAAGTACAGAGAAAAGAGAGAAAAAGAAGTTGGGAAAAGGTAGAACAACAACCAATAGAGGAAAAAGAGGAAGTTAAAAAGAAAGAAAAACAAGTAGAAGTTATCGTCAAAAAGGAAGAAAAAAGCTACTTTAAGAAGCCTTTTTATAGAACGGAAGTACCTTCACCTATATATGGTTTTAAAAAAGATGAGCAAAAAATAGAAGATATTGTACCAGAATATGAATTACCAAAAGTAGTAACAAGAAACATAAATACTATCAATGAATTAAAAACAGAATATATATCCAATGATGATGAAGATAATATTTTAGATGTACATAAAGAAAGAAGTATATTTCATGAAGATTTGGCTGAACAAGAGAATTCTTCTGGAAAAGCATCAATAGAGGAATCGGATGATCTATCGCCAGCAGACCAAGAAGCAGAAATAATGGTAGAAGTAGAAGCAGAACAAAAGCATGAAGACGAAACGTATCAGCATGAATCTATTAACCTAGTAGATGTAGAGAAGACTGTCGACCAAGCTACTTTAATGCAAGAGGAGAAAGACACGTTAGAGCAAACTATTGTTGTTAGGTCCGAGCAAATAGACGACGTTGAGGTAAACTCTGATACTACGAAAAAATCAACTCAGCATGCAGAGGACGAAACTGTAGTTCAGGGAGAGACGCAGCTTCAGTTAATGGAACAAAGTAAACAGGAAATTGCATCTTCTATTGAAGTAGAAAAAAAGGTGGAGCGTACAGAACAGCCGGTAACAAATAAAGAAAACAAAAAACAATGGGTTCCATTTAATGTCATTATGCTTGAAAAAGACCGAAAAAATATGCAAAAACAATCGATGGAAAGCCATAGACATAATGGGTTTCAAAAGCCAAATGTAACGCTGTTAAACATCCCACCACAATTTTCAAACGATGATGAGAATTGGGTACAAGAACAAAAGCATTTGCTAAATCAAACATTGCAACATTTTAGAGTAGGAGCAAAAGTAGTACGTGCAACAAAAGGGCCAGCAGTAACTCAGTTTGAGGTGCAACCAGAGCCAGGAGTAAAAGTTAATAAAGTGACAAATTTAAGTGATGATATTAAGCTAAGCCTCTCTGCTAGAGATATTAGGATAGAAGCTCCGATTCCAGGAAAAAATACAATAGGAATAGAAGTTCCAAACAACGTTAGTAAGCCAGTTGTAATTCGGGAAATCATTAGACAAAAGGAATTTATGCAACATTCATCACCTCTAGCGGTTGCTTTAGGGCTTGATATAGCAGCACAACCAGTAGTGTTAGATTTAATGAAAATGCCGCACGGTTTAATTGCAGGTGCAACAGGATCGGGTAAAAGCGTTTGCGTCAACTCTATTATTGTAAGCTTACTTTTTAAATCTAATCCAGAAGAAGTAAAATTATTATTAATTGATCCGAAGATGGTAGAGTTAACACCGTACAACCATATACCGCACTTAGTCAGTCCTGTTATAACGGACGTAAAAGCTGCTACCGCTGCGCTAAAATGGGCGGTTGAAGAAATGGAAAGAAGATATGAACTGTTTGTTCATGCGCAAGTTAGAGATATATCACGATTTAATGAAAAGGCTGTACAGCATAACCAAGAAAAACTACCTTATCTAGTAATTATTATTGATGAGCTTGCCGACTTAATGATGATGGCTCCTAGTGACGTAGAAGATGCTATATGTCGAATAGCTCAGAAAGCACGTGCATGCGGGATTCACTTATTAATTGCTACACAAAGACCTTCTGTTGACGTAATTACAGGTCTAATTAAAGCTAACATACCGACAAGAATTGCATTTTCTGTTTCTTCACAAGTAGACTCGAGAACAATCATTGATGTTAGTGGAGCAGAAAGATTACTCGGTAAAGGGGATATGTTGTTCTTACAAAATGGTGCTCCAAAACCAATCCGTGTGCAAGGAAATTTTGTCTCAGATGAAGAGATAGAAAAGGTAGTTAGCCACGTAAAAGCTCAAAGAGAACCAGATTATTTATTTGAACAAGAAGAACTATTAAAGGACCAAGATGACCTAACGGATGAAGATGAGCTTTTCTGGGAAGCATGCCGTTTTGTCATAGAACAAGATGGAGCATCCACTTCCAGTTTGCAGCGACGATTTCGTATCGGATACAATCGTGCAGCAAGGCTTATTGATATGATGGAGAATCAAGGAATTATATCAGGTTCTAGAGGAAGTAAGCCTCGAGATGTGTTATTAACAGAAACAGAGTTGCAAAACATACAGAGTACACAATGA
- the motP gene encoding flagellar motor protein MotP yields the protein MKKLDVLTPVGIIVGFIVVLFAIFINGDLAETLAFLHPSSFLIVVGGTAAALLVTFNLKELKILPTVLKSTFSREENELADVIDTFVELSDRARREGLLALEAVVEEVEDPFLKKGVLLAVDGVEPEVIHDIMSAEVAAMEERHSKGRAILEKAGDFAPSWGMIGTLIGLVLMLRNLENPATLGPNMAIAIMTTLYGSLFANLVFLPMATKLANKTEKEVFMKQIIIEGVIGVQSGQNPKVLQEKLSAFLAKSEKEREDEELLEEGR from the coding sequence ATGAAAAAGTTAGATGTATTAACACCAGTAGGAATTATTGTAGGGTTTATTGTAGTATTATTCGCAATATTTATAAATGGGGATCTTGCAGAGACTCTCGCATTTTTACATCCTTCTTCATTTTTAATTGTTGTTGGTGGAACCGCTGCTGCATTATTAGTTACATTTAATTTAAAAGAGCTAAAAATATTACCAACTGTTCTTAAGTCTACCTTTTCTAGGGAGGAAAATGAATTAGCAGATGTAATCGATACTTTTGTTGAATTATCTGATCGGGCCCGTCGAGAAGGATTATTAGCACTAGAGGCAGTAGTAGAAGAAGTGGAAGATCCTTTTTTAAAAAAAGGTGTGCTACTCGCAGTTGATGGTGTAGAGCCAGAAGTTATTCATGATATTATGTCTGCAGAAGTAGCAGCAATGGAAGAACGTCATAGTAAAGGTAGAGCAATTTTAGAGAAAGCTGGGGACTTCGCTCCTTCTTGGGGAATGATAGGTACTTTAATAGGACTTGTATTAATGTTACGAAATTTAGAAAACCCGGCAACTTTAGGACCTAATATGGCAATTGCAATAATGACGACTTTATATGGTAGTTTGTTTGCTAATTTAGTATTTTTACCGATGGCTACTAAACTAGCAAATAAAACAGAAAAAGAAGTATTTATGAAGCAAATTATTATTGAGGGTGTTATAGGAGTACAATCTGGACAAAATCCGAAAGTGTTACAAGAAAAGCTTTCTGCATTTTTAGCGAAATCTGAAAAGGAGAGGGAAGATGAAGAACTTTTGGAGGAAGGTAGATGA
- a CDS encoding aminopeptidase, with the protein MKDPRIQTLAKNLINYSVRLQKGEKVLIENFGLQKELVTALVNEAYKAGGYPFVSLKDATVDRALLMGAQEEQFNMIADFERNVMEKMDAYIGLRSGDNISEQSDVPDEKMKIHGNTVGKRVHREIRVPKTRWVVLRYPNASMAQLAKMSTEAFEDFYFDVCNLDYSKMSKAMDSLVELMNKTDKVRLTGVGTDLTFSIKDIPAIKCAGEMNIPDGEVYTAPVKDSVNGVITYNTPSPYQGFTYENVKLTFQDGKIVEATANDTERINKIFDTDEGARFVGEFAIGVNPYIQHPMQDILFDEKIDGSFHFTPGQAYEDAWNGNNSNIHWDMVMIQRPEYGGGEIYFDDVLIRKDGRFVIPELEALNPENLK; encoded by the coding sequence ATGAAAGACCCTCGTATCCAAACGTTAGCTAAAAATTTAATTAACTATTCTGTTCGTCTACAAAAGGGCGAAAAGGTGTTAATAGAAAACTTTGGCCTACAAAAAGAATTAGTCACTGCACTCGTAAACGAAGCGTATAAAGCAGGCGGTTACCCATTCGTTTCACTTAAAGATGCAACAGTTGACCGTGCATTATTAATGGGTGCACAAGAAGAACAATTCAATATGATTGCTGATTTCGAAAGAAATGTTATGGAAAAAATGGATGCATACATAGGTTTACGCTCTGGAGATAACATTAGTGAACAGTCAGATGTGCCAGACGAAAAAATGAAAATCCATGGTAACACTGTTGGCAAACGTGTACATCGTGAAATCCGTGTACCTAAAACGAGATGGGTAGTATTACGCTATCCAAACGCATCTATGGCACAATTGGCAAAAATGAGTACGGAGGCATTTGAAGATTTCTATTTTGATGTCTGTAACCTAGATTACAGTAAAATGAGTAAGGCAATGGATTCTCTAGTAGAGTTAATGAATAAAACAGATAAAGTAAGACTGACCGGAGTTGGAACAGACTTAACCTTCTCTATAAAAGACATCCCGGCTATTAAATGTGCAGGTGAAATGAATATTCCAGATGGGGAAGTGTATACGGCACCTGTTAAAGATTCAGTAAACGGTGTGATTACTTATAACACTCCATCCCCTTATCAAGGATTTACGTATGAGAATGTTAAATTAACATTCCAAGACGGAAAAATTGTAGAAGCAACGGCAAATGATACAGAGCGCATCAATAAAATTTTCGACACGGATGAAGGAGCTCGCTTCGTAGGTGAATTTGCTATTGGAGTAAACCCTTATATTCAACATCCGATGCAAGATATTTTATTTGACGAGAAAATTGACGGTAGCTTCCACTTTACACCAGGACAAGCTTATGAAGACGCTTGGAATGGTAACAATTCTAACATCCACTGGGATATGGTTATGATTCAAAGACCAGAATATGGTGGAGGAGAAATTTATTTTGACGATGTACTAATTCGTAAAGACGGACGATTTGTTATCCCTGAATTAGAAGCACTTAATCCAGAAAATTTAAAGTGA